GTGTTAACGCTAAGCGACAGCGCAATTGAAAATTTACGATCCCGCTAATTGTGCAGCCCGCCATGATTATAACGCCGCGCCAGCGGCATTATTTCGCCAGCCCTTAACTTCCCGCGCCAACTAACCGCTATGTTTATATGTCGTTTATGGCGTCAGCTTATAGTGCGACTGAACCAGACCCGAAGGGAAGCTGCGGCTTGATAACAGAGTCAAATCTATATCCCCGGTCAGGGAGCCGAATAACGGTTTTCCCGAACCGAGCAGGACAGGAACGGTAGTGATAACGATATCGGCGACCAGACTTTCGCGCAGGAACGACTGTATTACCTGCCCGCCATCAATATAGACGCGACGCGCATTCTGCGCCGCAAGGTCAGCAAGCACCTCCCCTGGCGTGCGGCATGAGAACTGCACTTTGCCCTTCAGTTTCTCGGGCTCGGGGGTATCGATTAGCTGTCGGGAGAGCACCAGCACGGGTCGATCATAAGGCCATTCGTCAAAGGTCAGCACCTTCTCATAGCTGCCTCGCCCCATCACGATCCACTCTTTGTCCGCGATGAATGCCGCATAGCCATGCTCTTCTGTCGGGTCATCGCGCTGCAACAGCCACTCAATATCGCCATCCTCTCGGGCGATAAAACCATCAAGACTGACCGCGATAAAAACATGTGTGGTGACCATCAAGTGTTCCGTATTCAGATTACCTATCTTGTTAAGTTTAGGGAGGTTAGCAATAGTGACATGCTCGCTGTGGAAAAACGTAGCATGAGAGTAACAATGTTGCCTTTATGGATTAGGGCAAAAAATCGCATAGTGTTGAATCCAGGATGGCGTGACAAGCAGTGACCTGCTCCTCATAAAGTAATCTCTTACAATGTTATTAGTGTCCATTTCTGGTACAAAGCAGCCAGGCAAGTCGCGCTGAAAATTCGCTAAAAGCGAAAAAAGATCCTGTGGTTAAACGGCTGCATATCTGGTCGTTACCTCAGACACAACTTTCAGCATACCTGCCTGGAGTGATACCAAACTGAGCCTTAAAATTCCTGTTGAGATGGCTTTGATCAAAAAAACCAACGCGATGCGCAACCACCGTGGCCTTGACGCCTTCTGAAAGCAACTTTTTAGCCCGATTAAGCCGGATTTGGTTGAGGTATTTGTGCACCGACATCCCGGTACTGGCGCGGAATAGGCGCATAAAATAGAACTCGCTCATCTCAGCGGCATCTGCGATATCTTTGATATTAATATTCTGGTCGTAGAGATCATGAATATATTCCAGACCCCGGCTCACCTCTGCTCGCGGATCAGCGGAAGTAGAATTTTTTGTCGTCAATATTCCATATCTGGAAATGAACGCGCTTAAAACGCCGTATAACGTGCACTCCTTTTCCAACGTATCGGGACAAGAACGAAGTGTTGCAGAAGCAGCGATGAGCGTATTTGCCAGGGCGATATCCTGATGGATATTTTGGCACCCAAAATTCAGCGACTTGTTTCCTGCGTCAGGCTCATAAGCGATATCGAGAAGTAACTGTTCTGATGGATACAGGGCGCAATAATCCCAACCCATTTCGCGCTCCACAGCCTCCCCCGTATGAACTTCCCCCGGGTGTATTACCATTATCGACCCGGCCGTGGCTATGCCCGTTCTGCGGCATACGCTATTCCGCTGAGCCCCGCGGGAAAACGCGGCAATGACAAACTCTTCGTGAAAATGCGCCGGGTAACTGTGCTCATAACAGGATGCCAGCAGGAATTCTGTTCCATTAAACAGACCAGAATCTTTCCATAAAACGATGTTTTCCTTGTTGTTATCCATGTGCCCCCTCATTTTCCGCGCAGATAAGATGTGTGAAATGCAGAGCAGCTTTTTCCTATCGTGAAGCAGCCGTATTCCTAGAATAGAGTGCTCACCGATGATTTAGAAGCAGGTACTATAGATGTCTCAAATTCATGTTACCAACGATCCCCCTTTTATCAGCATGTTCCGCGCTGGCGTACTGGCCTGTATGCCGACAATTCCGGGTTACTGGAGTATCGGATTTGCCGCTGGCGCAATGGGTACTTTGTCGGGGTTTAGTATTTTTCAGGTAGCGCTGTTAGCCGGTGCATTGTATGCGGGTTCGGCGCAATTCCTGTTTTATTCTCTGTGGGCGGCGGGCGCAGAAATGTCTTCTGTGATGATAAGCGTTGTGCTCATTAACCTGCGCTATCTCCTTATGAGTTCATCCTTAAGTCCTTATTTCCGCAAACAGAGCACCCGTAAAAAATTGCTTAATGGTCTGCTACTGACGGATGAAACCTTTGGTGTTGCCGCTGAGTATGCCAGCCGACATGGATCGCTCCCCTTTTCATGGATGTTTGGATTGAATATTTCCGCATGGCTGAACTGGGTAATCGCAAGTGTGGCAGGTGCATGGCTTGCCTCTGTGGTTCCGGTTTCACTCATGGAAGGGCTCAGCTTCAGCCTGGTATCAATGTTTATTGGCCTCGTGCTAATGACCTGGTTTGCCAGTAAAAGAAAAATGCTGGAGAGCTTTACCATTATCACCGCAGTCATCATCACCCTATTTTCGTCACATTATCTGGATAGCAGCGTCGTTGTTATGGTCGCAGCAATCATATCAGCAACAAGCGCGACGATTTTTTTGAGATTTATTGAGAGGACGAGAAGCTAACATGGAAAGACCCATTATTTTGGCAATTATCCTATCAGCAATGGCGACCGCAGTGATGAGAACACTGCCAATATTGCTATTGTCCAGATTCAGTTTGCCAGGCCCGGTTCAACGTTGGCTGAGTTTCATTCCTTCCGCCATCATGGCGGCGATTATTGCCAGTGAATTACTCAGTAAGCCGTCATTAACCAGTACAGGGCTTTCGCTATCATTGATTGCGGCATTTGCCGCTACAGCATCCGGCATTATCACGAGAAGTCTGTTTGTTACTGTATTAACGGGAATGGCTGTCTTTTCAGGCCTCCGGTACTGGTACGGAATGGGCTGAATAATTAACACGGATATTTAAACTGACTTGCAAGATATCTGAAAGCCGACTCTGCCGAGTCGGCTATTTTTATGTCAGAGCTTGAAGCTACCAACCACGTTTTCGAGTTGGACGGTTTGTTCTTCCATGGACTGCGCGGCCGCCGCCACCTCTTCCACCAGCGCCGCATTCTGCTGCGTGGCGCTGTCGAGCTGGTTGATGGCGATGTTGATCTGGGCAATCCCGCGACTTTGTTCATCGCTGGAAGAGCTGATTTCTGAGATCAGCACACCCACGCTTTCCACTTTTTCCATCAGGCCGTCCATCGTTGTACCTGCCTGGCGAACCAGTCCGCTGCCCTGCTCAATGCTGCTCACCGATTCTTCAATCAGCTTTTTGATCTCCTGAGCCGAGCGCGCACTACGCTGCGCCAGAGAACGAACCTCACCAGCCACCACAGCGAAGCCACGCCCGTGCTCACCCGCCCTTGCTGCCTCTACAGCTGCGTTAAGCGCCAGGATGTTGGTCTGGAAGGCGATGCCGTCAATCACACTAATGATTTCCACCACTTTAGAGGAGGACTCATTGATGTTATTCATCGTGGAGACCACGTTGTTAACCACACTGGCCCCTTGTTTCGCTACCGCCGACGCCTCTTCCGCCAGTTTGTTCGCCTGCAACGCGTTCTCTGCGTTAAGGCGCACGGTGCTGGTCAGTTCTTCCATGGACGCTGCCGTTTCCACGATCGAGGCCGATTGATCTTCGGTGCGCGAGGAGAGGTTCAGGTTACCGCTGGCAATCTGGCGCGAAGCCGATGAAATCGCCATCGTGCTATTCCCTACCTGCTGCATCAGCTCATTAAGGAACGAAATAAACTTATTGAAGTTGTTGATAATGGCGTTAAATTCCGGGCTCTTACTTTGCGCAAGGCGCTGCGTTAAATCCGCACCACCGCTGGAAAGCGCTTCAATATTACGATTGAGCAACGTCACATTATGGAAAATATTGCGCACAATAATCATCATGATAAAGACGATAAGAATTCCGATAATCGCCTGCACGATGGTGAGTTTGGTCATAATAGCGTCAGACATACTCACCAGGTGGCTGCTCGGAATATCAACCGCCATGAACCACGGACTGCCGCTGATGGGCAGAACGAACAGGGAATGCGCGCCGTCTTCACCCTCATAGCTCCCGCGCACTTCCGTTGTTTTACCCTGACCTAACAGGCTAATTAACGGTGCCGCCGCCGGAATACCAAGATCGAGGACGTTTGAGAGCGCAGGTTTATCCTGTACGGAAGAGCCGTTACCGACGATTTTACCGTCCGCTTCAACAATCAGTACGCTGCCGTTTACCGCTTTGCCCATGTCGACAGCCAGCTGGTTAAAGAAGCCCAGCGTCACGTCGATGGTCGCCACGCCCCAGGCTTTGCCGTCTTTCCAGATCGCCATTGCACAGTTAGTGCGCGGCTGCGGGCTGGCCGCATCCTGATAGGCTTTCGCCCACGCACACTCGCCTTTCGGCGCATTCATGCCGTCTTTATACCAGGGCTGCTCCCAGTATTTTGCCGATTCAGGCTGGTTCCAGACGGTATTGACCTGCAAATTGCCGCTTGCGTCGCGGGCATAGAAGGTACTGAATTTGTCCCGAGCCGGATCGCGCTGACCAGGAAGAGGCCAAATCCCACCGCCGAATACGTTTAAATCCCCGTATTGGTTAACCAGGTGCGGTAATAATCCATCGATTTGCTCACTTTGCAGACCAACAACCAGTTCAGTGATGGAGCGTTGCTGAGCCTTAACACGGTTCATCTGCTCTTTAATCGCGTTACTTTGTAATTCAACCGTCGCCTGAATATTTTTGGTTTCAGTTTCAATAATCTGCGGGGAGACGAATAGTTTGATAACAATATAGGTAACTATCAATAAGATAACGAAAAAGCTTATAAGCAGCAGGCCTATTCGGCCCTGGGTATTTTTCCATGTCATAATGGCGGCACTCGTCTGGTTGAATTAGGTGTAATAACGACATTTATTTGAAATTCTTTAATTTAAATCGTGCAGCGTTTTCATATAAAATCGCATTGAATAAGACAAAATGACGTTTTAGAAAAAAACGTTCTGCCGCTCACATTTTTAAAATGCCACACATTGTTTCTATAAAAGATAATATCGTCGTAACGCGTTATTTCCCTGGATGACTTTATTTTGCTGATATCCATATTATTTTCATTAAGATGCGTACATTCTGATGAAACTGAACGGTATGGACAGCAACATGCGCGTTGGTACTTTTTTGTCAGGCAAGGTAACTAATACATAAGGCATGAAGCTGAAGGACAGACATGACTGCATATTCAAACTCTGATGTGGCAAGGAACTTACGCCCGGCCTTAGACAAAGCACCCGCTGGCGCTGTGAGTAGCGAGTGGGTATTTATCACGGAACAGGCTGGAGTCGCCTCGCAAACCGGAGGCTATATGTATGCCGACGGGCGTCACGTTACTGCTGGCGACCAGACTTTTCAGATTGTCCGCAACGTTCGGCTGAGTAACTGCCTGTTATTCATGTTTTTCTTCAAGAGATTCAGCAGCGTAAAAGAAATTGAAAAATGGCTGTGAAATATCGAGAATCTTTTTGTCAGCCGTGTCAGCTTTCAAAAAATATTCCAGTAAGGTTTTTGGTGTTTTTGACAGATTCTGGAACAAATCGACGGGATGCTGTACCACTTTCCCCCCTTCCAGACGGAAGCCGTGTTTTAGCCCGGTTGAGGGAGGTTAATCAGAACCCGCTAATCAGCATGCCAGGGCCAGCGGAATAAACAGCGCTGACGCTCATTGCCAGGGCAATAATCCCGTGCGCCTTGTGCAGAAGGAGGATTTCTGAATGCGGGAGATCCTGTGATAGCTAAATCGGCTTGCCACCACAGTCGATGCCATATGCAAGCGTGCAAATGAACGGAACGAAGCGTCACCGGCCGCGTGGATATGCCGGCGGTACTGGCACAAAGCGTGGTGATCCCTGCTTTGCCGCAGCTGCTGGATGCACATCCTGAACTGGAAATCGAACTTTCAAGTACTGACCGCCGTGTCGATCTGGTTCAGGAAGGGTTTGACTGCGTGGTTCGCCTCGGCCCCATTGTTGATGAAACGCTTATTGCACGCCCATTGGGGCATCTGCGCATGATCAACGCGGCCAGTCCCCGCTATCTTGATCGTTTCGGTGTTCCGCAGACGATTGATGATCTTCTCAGTCAGGGGCACAGGATGGTTCATTATATGCGCAACTTTGGTTCGAAACCTGACGGATGGGAGTATCTGGCAGGCGAGGGTTACCGCTCTGTAATGTTACCAGGCACCATAAGAGTCAACAGCGTACCGGCTTATCATGAGGCGGGACTGGCGGGGTTAGGCTTAATTCAGGGAGGCTATTCCCCCCTTTTGCCCCACATCAATAGTGGCGCACTGGTTGAAGTGTTGCCCCAGTTTCGCCCCGCGCCGCTTGCTGCATTTTTTGTTGTCGCGCACCGGCGCAACTTGTCGCAGCGTGTAAGAGCGTTTATGAACTGGACTGAAGAAATGTTAAAACCCTACTTTGACTGATACCGACATTGATTACCGGTCGTTATTTCACTTCCCCGCCGCGCTCAGGTTAAAACTCACCGGGCGTTGTCCCCATCACAGAACGGAATGCCGCAGAAAACGCCGCAGGGCATGAGAAGCCGAGCTGATAGGCGATCTGTTTTACGGGGGCGTTATCAGCGAGCAGATCTAAGGATGCGTATATCCTGGCTCGCTGTTTCCATGTCCGGAAGCTGAATCCGGTGTCACGTAAAAACTGACGTGAAAAAGTCCGTTCCGACATGTTCGCAATGTCAGCCAGGTCGATCAGCGACGCGTTCCAGTGATGGCTGAACACCAGCTCTCTTGCGGCACGAAATAAACGTTCATCACGCGGCATGGGAAGTTCTGCGCCCCCGGAGGGTGCCTCGCTGAGAATATCCAGCAGTAAAAGCGCCATTTTTCGCTTTATCGGCGCGTTATATTCACCCATAAAAAGGCCATTTATTAGCTCTTTCACCAGTGGCGTCGCGCTAATGGTATGAACCTGGCTGTTCCTGCTGAAGTTTGTACAGGCCGCAATCAGGCTACTGCTGACGTAGACAGCCCGTAATTCCGTGTCTGACAGAACGCTGTAAGAGTGAACCATAAGCGGTGGGATCCAGAGGGCGCGCTGCGGGGGAATAACCCACTGTCTGTCAGCGGCTTCAACCAGCATTACCCCTCTGGTGGCAAATAATAGCTGCCCTTCAAGGTGGTAATGCGCGGGATCGACCTCCCCACGGCGGTAAGAAATGGCCGTTCCTGACCACCCCGTCGCTTCATCATGTCTTGGCGTTTTATCAATGCTGACTGGCATTTCAGATGAGAACCTCTTGTTTACCATGACCTGGCTGACCTTACCTGCGTGATTAGGCTGGCAGGGTAAAGCGCGCTTAATTCAGTTTGTGACCCGTTTTACAGGAGCATACGTCTATGCGAGTACATTTCATTGTTCACGAACGTTTCGAAGCGCCTGGCGCTTACGAAACCTGGGCCACACGTCGCGGCCATCAGATAACCTTTTCCCGCGTTTATGCCGGTCAACCACTTCCCGCAGATGCACGGGACATCGATCTGCTGGTGGTCATGGGCGGCCCCCAGGATCCCTCCGTCAGTGTGGAAGAGTGCGCGCATTTTGATTCTAAATCTGAGCAGATGCTGATTGCCTCGGCGGTGAATGCAGGTAAAGCCGTCATCGGTGTCTGCCTGGGCGCTCAACTGATTGGCGAAGCATTGGGTGCCCCTTTTGCTCACAGTCCGGAAAAAGAGATTGGCACGTTTCCCATTTTTATGACCGAGAAAGGTGTGATGAACGAGATGTTCTCTCACTTCGGCAATACCCTTGCCGTTGGTCACTGGCATAACGATATGCCGGGGCTTACGCCTGAGGCGGAAATTATCGCCTGGAGCGAGGGATGCCCACGCCAGATAGTCGCTTACTCTGATCGGGTTTACGGGTTTCAGTGTCATATGGAACTGACACCGGAGATCGTCGAATTATTGATTGCCCATTCCGACAACGATTTGCGCCGCGCCGCTGAATATCGTTTCGTCCAGTCGCCAGACGAACTGCGGGCGAATGATTACAGCGAAATGAACAGGAAATTATTCACCTTTCTCGACAAACTTGCGTCACGTTACGGCCAGTCAAACGCATAACGCCATTGACAGCAACGGAATCGACTCCTGATTTTAATGAATATGTAGCGCGACTTTTGCGTGGAGAAAAAGCCCCCTGGCTACCACTGTATCCGGGGCTTAGCGACAAATTTACAGGCCCAGTTCCGACAGACCTGGATGATCATCCGGACGGCGTCCCAGCGGCCAGTGGAACTTGCGTTCACTCTCTTTGATAGGCATGTCGTTGATACAGGCGAAGCGACGTTTCATCAGGCCATCTGCTTCAAATTCCCAGTTTTCATTGCCGTAAGAGCGGAACCAGTTGCCTGAGTCATCACGCCATTCATAAGCGTACCGGACCGCGATGCGGTTGCCGTCAAACGCCCATAACTCTTTAATAAGACGATACTCAAGTTCCTTTTTCCATTTACGGGCAAGGAATGCTTTGGCCTCTTCACGATTATTGGCAAACTCGGCGCGGTTACGCCATTTGGTATCCAGTGAGTAGGCCAGTGAGACTTTTTCGGCATCGCGGCTGTTCCAGCCATCTTCAGCGAGCCGCACTTTTTCAATCGCCGATTCGCGAGTGAAAGGAGGAAGTGGCGGGCGAGTTTGTGTTTCGGACATGGTAAGGCCTCCTGTAAGTTCGGATATAGCAGTAGAAATAATTTTTTGATACGCAGGCGTTATGAAGAGGCCTGTTCCAGCAAGAGTTTCGCAACGTCCTGTGCGCTGTCGGCGGCGC
This genomic interval from Kosakonia sacchari SP1 contains the following:
- a CDS encoding dihydrofolate reductase family protein, with protein sequence MVTTHVFIAVSLDGFIAREDGDIEWLLQRDDPTEEHGYAAFIADKEWIVMGRGSYEKVLTFDEWPYDRPVLVLSRQLIDTPEPEKLKGKVQFSCRTPGEVLADLAAQNARRVYIDGGQVIQSFLRESLVADIVITTVPVLLGSGKPLFGSLTGDIDLTLLSSRSFPSGLVQSHYKLTP
- a CDS encoding type 1 glutamine amidotransferase; translated protein: MRVHFIVHERFEAPGAYETWATRRGHQITFSRVYAGQPLPADARDIDLLVVMGGPQDPSVSVEECAHFDSKSEQMLIASAVNAGKAVIGVCLGAQLIGEALGAPFAHSPEKEIGTFPIFMTEKGVMNEMFSHFGNTLAVGHWHNDMPGLTPEAEIIAWSEGCPRQIVAYSDRVYGFQCHMELTPEIVELLIAHSDNDLRRAAEYRFVQSPDELRANDYSEMNRKLFTFLDKLASRYGQSNA
- a CDS encoding methyl-accepting chemotaxis protein; translation: MTWKNTQGRIGLLLISFFVILLIVTYIVIKLFVSPQIIETETKNIQATVELQSNAIKEQMNRVKAQQRSITELVVGLQSEQIDGLLPHLVNQYGDLNVFGGGIWPLPGQRDPARDKFSTFYARDASGNLQVNTVWNQPESAKYWEQPWYKDGMNAPKGECAWAKAYQDAASPQPRTNCAMAIWKDGKAWGVATIDVTLGFFNQLAVDMGKAVNGSVLIVEADGKIVGNGSSVQDKPALSNVLDLGIPAAAPLISLLGQGKTTEVRGSYEGEDGAHSLFVLPISGSPWFMAVDIPSSHLVSMSDAIMTKLTIVQAIIGILIVFIMMIIVRNIFHNVTLLNRNIEALSSGGADLTQRLAQSKSPEFNAIINNFNKFISFLNELMQQVGNSTMAISSASRQIASGNLNLSSRTEDQSASIVETAASMEELTSTVRLNAENALQANKLAEEASAVAKQGASVVNNVVSTMNNINESSSKVVEIISVIDGIAFQTNILALNAAVEAARAGEHGRGFAVVAGEVRSLAQRSARSAQEIKKLIEESVSSIEQGSGLVRQAGTTMDGLMEKVESVGVLISEISSSSDEQSRGIAQINIAINQLDSATQQNAALVEEVAAAAQSMEEQTVQLENVVGSFKL
- a CDS encoding AzlD domain-containing protein, which gives rise to MERPIILAIILSAMATAVMRTLPILLLSRFSLPGPVQRWLSFIPSAIMAAIIASELLSKPSLTSTGLSLSLIAAFAATASGIITRSLFVTVLTGMAVFSGLRYWYGMG
- a CDS encoding AzlC family ABC transporter permease; its protein translation is MSQIHVTNDPPFISMFRAGVLACMPTIPGYWSIGFAAGAMGTLSGFSIFQVALLAGALYAGSAQFLFYSLWAAGAEMSSVMISVVLINLRYLLMSSSLSPYFRKQSTRKKLLNGLLLTDETFGVAAEYASRHGSLPFSWMFGLNISAWLNWVIASVAGAWLASVVPVSLMEGLSFSLVSMFIGLVLMTWFASKRKMLESFTIITAVIITLFSSHYLDSSVVVMVAAIISATSATIFLRFIERTRS
- a CDS encoding nuclear transport factor 2 family protein, whose translation is MSETQTRPPLPPFTRESAIEKVRLAEDGWNSRDAEKVSLAYSLDTKWRNRAEFANNREEAKAFLARKWKKELEYRLIKELWAFDGNRIAVRYAYEWRDDSGNWFRSYGNENWEFEADGLMKRRFACINDMPIKESERKFHWPLGRRPDDHPGLSELGL
- a CDS encoding AraC family transcriptional regulator — encoded protein: MPVSIDKTPRHDEATGWSGTAISYRRGEVDPAHYHLEGQLLFATRGVMLVEAADRQWVIPPQRALWIPPLMVHSYSVLSDTELRAVYVSSSLIAACTNFSRNSQVHTISATPLVKELINGLFMGEYNAPIKRKMALLLLDILSEAPSGGAELPMPRDERLFRAARELVFSHHWNASLIDLADIANMSERTFSRQFLRDTGFSFRTWKQRARIYASLDLLADNAPVKQIAYQLGFSCPAAFSAAFRSVMGTTPGEF
- a CDS encoding helix-turn-helix transcriptional regulator, whose protein sequence is MDNNKENIVLWKDSGLFNGTEFLLASCYEHSYPAHFHEEFVIAAFSRGAQRNSVCRRTGIATAGSIMVIHPGEVHTGEAVEREMGWDYCALYPSEQLLLDIAYEPDAGNKSLNFGCQNIHQDIALANTLIAASATLRSCPDTLEKECTLYGVLSAFISRYGILTTKNSTSADPRAEVSRGLEYIHDLYDQNINIKDIADAAEMSEFYFMRLFRASTGMSVHKYLNQIRLNRAKKLLSEGVKATVVAHRVGFFDQSHLNRNFKAQFGITPGRYAESCV